In Solidesulfovibrio carbinoliphilus subsp. oakridgensis, the sequence ACGGATGGCCTTGCCCATGAGCTTGGCCGCAACGCCGCCGAACATGCCCGACTTCTCCGCACCCCACTTGAGCACCGGCGGAATGTCCCCGGCCTCGCCGCCGGCGAAGTACTCCTCGATGTGGCGCGACAGGTTGCCGGAGGTGGTCAGGTAGGGCAGGACGTCCACGAACCTAAACAGCTGGACCTTGAAGGCCTCGTTCTGCATGGCCCAGTCCATGACCTTGCCGGTCCAGAATCCCTTGTTGAAAATCGAGGGCGACTCGCCCCGAATGCTGGCGAAAAACGCCTTGCCCCGGGCAAGGATGGCGGCATCGAGCGGCTGGTTCACGGTTGCTCTCCGGTTGCTGGTTTCGAGCCAAGGGGCAGGGCCCCGGTTTCCTTGACGGTCTGCAGCACCACCGTGGTATTGGTGTCGCGCACGGTGGAAAGGCGGCCGATGACTTTGAGCAGTTCGGCCAGGGACCGGGTGTCGGGCACCCGGACCTTGATCAGGTACGCGGCCGAGCCGGCCACGTAGTGGACCTCCTGGACGCCGGGCACGCCGGCCAGCTGCTCCCCGGTGTCGATGGCCCCCACCGGCTCGTCGGTCTTGACGAAGGTGAAGGCCGTGAGGTCCAGTTCCACGGACGAGGGGTCGATGCGGGCCTCGTAGCCCGTGATGACGCCCTTGCGCTCGAGCTTTCGCACCCGCTCGAGCACGGCCGAGGGGGCCATGGCCACGGCCCGGGCGATGTCGGCATTGGAGGTCCGGGCGTTCTCCTGAAGGATCATCAAAATACGACGGTCAATTTCGTCGATCATTCTTAGTATCTCCTGATGTGAAGTTAAAAATTCGAAACGAGCCCCTTTGTCAAGGGCTTTCTTCTGTCCAGGCTGGTTCGAGGCCGAAAAAACCAAGGGAAGAAACATGAAGCGATTGCGACACGTTGCGGTGTTTGCGGCCACACTGGTCCTGGCGGCCGCCACCGCCTTTGCCGGCGGGGATTTCACGCTCACGATCCTGCACACCAACGACATCCACGCCCACCTGGCCGCCTTTGACGCATGGGGGGCGTTTTGTTCCAAGGAAAAGGACGCGGCCGGCCAATGCCAGGGCGGCGCGGCCCGGCTGGCCACGGCCGTGGCCCGGGAACGGGCCACGGGCGGCAACATGCTCTTCCTCGATGCCGGGGACCAGTTCCAGGGCACGCTCTTTTTCACCCGGTACAAGGGCGAGGCCAGCGCCTTTTTCATGGACCGGCTCGGCTACGACGCCATGACCCTTGGCAACCACGAGTTCGACGACGGCCCGGCCACTTTGGCGAATTTCATTCGGCGGCTCAAGTTTCCGGTGGTCACGGCCAACGTGAACCTGGCGGCTTCTCCGGAACTCAAGGGGCTGGTCGCGCCGTACATCGTTCGGGACGTGGGCGGCCGCACCATCGGCATCATCGGCGCGACCCAGCCCAAGACGGCCCAGATCTCGAGCCCGGGGCCGGATGTCTCCTTTCCCAAACTCGTCCCGGCCATCAAACAGGCCGTGGCCGCACTTCACCAACAGGGTGTGACCAGCATCATCCTCCTGTCCCACGCCGGGCTGGCCGGGGACAAGAAGCTGGCCGCAGCCGTGGCCGGCATCGACGTCATTGTCGGCGGCCACAGCCACGTGCTGCTCGGCAACGGCTATCCCGAGGCCGTGGGTCCCTGCCCGTTGGTGGTGGACGGACCGGACGGCGGCAAAACGTACATCGTCACGGCCGGCTACTGGGGCCGTTATCTCGGGGTGCTGCACCTCGTCTTCGACGCGGCCGGCCACGTCAAGGAAGCCGACGGCAACCCGGTGCGCCTGGACGCTTCCATCCCCGAGGATCCGGCCACCCTGGCCGAGGTGGAGCGTTTCGCCAAGCCTCTGGAGGCCTTCCGTGCCACGGTCCTCGGCCGGGCCGACGGGCCCCTCGGCGCGGCCATGTGCCGGCAGGAGGAGTGCGCGGCCGGCGATCTGCTGGCCGAGGCCATGCTGGCCGGCGGCCGCAGGCACGGGGCCGTGGCCGCACTGGCCAACGGCGGCGGCGTGCGGGCCGGCATCGCCCCGGGCGTCGTGACCCTCGGCGATGTGCTGACCGCCTTCCCCTTTCCCAACACCCTGACCGTCCTGACCCTGTCCGGCGCGGATCTGGCCGCCG encodes:
- a CDS encoding Lrp/AsnC family transcriptional regulator; protein product: MIDEIDRRILMILQENARTSNADIARAVAMAPSAVLERVRKLERKGVITGYEARIDPSSVELDLTAFTFVKTDEPVGAIDTGEQLAGVPGVQEVHYVAGSAAYLIKVRVPDTRSLAELLKVIGRLSTVRDTNTTVVLQTVKETGALPLGSKPATGEQP
- a CDS encoding bifunctional metallophosphatase/5'-nucleotidase, with protein sequence MKRLRHVAVFAATLVLAAATAFAGGDFTLTILHTNDIHAHLAAFDAWGAFCSKEKDAAGQCQGGAARLATAVARERATGGNMLFLDAGDQFQGTLFFTRYKGEASAFFMDRLGYDAMTLGNHEFDDGPATLANFIRRLKFPVVTANVNLAASPELKGLVAPYIVRDVGGRTIGIIGATQPKTAQISSPGPDVSFPKLVPAIKQAVAALHQQGVTSIILLSHAGLAGDKKLAAAVAGIDVIVGGHSHVLLGNGYPEAVGPCPLVVDGPDGGKTYIVTAGYWGRYLGVLHLVFDAAGHVKEADGNPVRLDASIPEDPATLAEVERFAKPLEAFRATVLGRADGPLGAAMCRQEECAAGDLLAEAMLAGGRRHGAVAALANGGGVRAGIAPGVVTLGDVLTAFPFPNTLTVLTLSGADLAAALEHGVSAVGLHEGSGRFPQVAGLRYAFDLSRPVGHRILSAQVADATGVFTPLDPTADYRLAVSDFLFRGGDGYTVFREKGRDVEGDGETTADLLAARIKAQSPLSPALDGRIKAAAAGQ